CCAGTTCGTCACGCGAGAGGCCGAACTCAGGGTGGATGACGATCGCGTACATCCAATGCACATGCAGCGTGCCGGCGGGCTCGACCGGAAGCTGAACTCCCGGCACACCCGAAAGACGCTCGGTGTACCAGCGAGCCACTTCGCGCTTGCGCTCGATGATCGCATCGATGCGCCGAAGTTGCGAGAGCCCAAGCGCCGCCTGCAAACCCGTCATGCGGAAGTTGAAGCCGAGCACTTCATGTCGAAAGCGCGGCTTGGTGAAGCCGAGGTTCCGCAGCAGCCGCAGCCGCTCGACAAGGCGCTCATCATCGGTGACCACCATGCCGCCTTCGCCCGAGGTGATGACCTTGTTCGCATAGAAACTGAAGCACGCCAGCTCACCAAACGCGCCGGTCAGCGTGCCGTTGAAGCGGGCACCGTGCGACTCGGCGCAATCCTCAATGACCGCGAGCTTGTGCTCTCTGGCAAAGGCCATCAGGCGCGGCATGTCGATGGGGCTGCCGAAGAGATGCACCGGCATGATGGCCCGCGTGCGTGGGCTGAGCAGGCCGGGGAGCAGGTCGAGGTCCATGTTCCAGGTCTGCCGTTCGCTGTCGACTGGAACCGTGACGAGACCGTTGTGCGCGAGCGCCAGCGACGACGCGATGTTCGTGCTCGCCGAGACGAGCACTTCGCTGCCGCGCGGCAGGTCGAGCGCCGCCATCGCCAGGTGCAGCGCCGTGGTGCCGCTGGTGGTCGACACCGCAAAGCGGCGGCCCAACCATGCGGTGTAGCTCTCCTCGAAGTCCGTCAGGCTGCGCCCGAAGGTGCCGGAGATTTCGCCTCGGTGAAGCGCCTCGATGACCGAGGCGATGTCCGCGTCCGTCACATCCGGCTCGAAAACCGGAATCATGGTCTGCCTCCAAGAGGAACCTTGTCGCGCTCGGGTCCCAGGAAGGGACCCTGCTTGACACTGACGCACTGCATGTCCTCGATGACCCGCACGGAGTGGGCGCCGCGCATCAGCACGATGGCGTCGCCGGGACCGAGCACCACGCTCGAAAGCGTGCGCCCGTCGTCGGCATGGAAGATGAACTCGACGCGACCGCGCTGGATCACCACCACCTGTTGAAGATCGCCGATGCGGCGCTCGATCTCGGGGTGGGTGTGAGGTTCCTCGACGAAGCCCGCCTCATGGGCCAGAAGACCGAACTGGAAGCTCTCCTCGGGAGCGGAGAAGAAGGTGCTCACCGGGACCGTGGCCGAGGCGCGGATGATGTGGGCGTAGCGGCGGCCACCGTGTTCGACGACGGAAACGCCTGGAAGGTCCTGCACCGGAGCGGGCATGGCGTGCATCATAGCGCAGCGCGAACAGGTTGCCGCAGCCGCCCATGGCTGCGGCTTCGGGCGGCCCGTCGTCGTGGGAAGACCCACGCGGGGAGCGGTCGAACGGGCCTTCTTCCGTGCCAGGTGCGGCCCAGCGAGGGCTCATGGACTCGCCGAGGGTTGTGGATGCACCCCCTTGCCTGCGGCATGATCAGCGCGCGGCCAGACCGCCGGCCGAGCGTGGCGCCGAGCCGCGTGGGGCGCGCCGGGTGTCCGAGGGCACACCACGGTGCTTGCTCGAACGCGGCACCATCACGGAGTGAGTGCAATCGCGTGCGAATCGCGGAACATGCATCAGAGTTCCGGCACCCTGGTGACGGAGTTCCGCGCTCGGCACTCTTGGTGCCACCCGCGGCGCGTTGTACGATCGCGTGTCATCACACTCGGTTGTCTGCAGCACGCTGACTCACGGAGGTCGCTGTGAAGAAGTCGATCATGGCCGCGTTCATCGCCGCCGCCGTCGGGATCCTGACGCATCCGACTCAGGCCGCGCTCCCTTCGTACAAGGTGGAGGTCCTCGGTGCTGACCTGCAGGGATTCGGCATGAATGAACGCGGTGATGTCGTGGGGCGCAAGCTCCTCAGCGGCAACCTTGGCGTGGCGTTTGTCGCGCGGCGGGGAGAGCCCGTCACGCTCCTTCCTGTTCCGGCAGAGTGGCTGGGATCAGATGCATACGCCATCAACGAGTCAGGAGTCATCGTCGGTGCCGTGAGCCTGGTCGGTGTCGCAAGCATCGGCTCCCGCGCCGCAGCGTGGTGGCCGACGGAGAGTGGCTACGAGTTCCAGCTTCTTGGTGCCTTGCCCGGGCATGTGCATAGCACGGCTCTGGCGGTGAACGACCTCGGCGACATCGTCGGTGGGTCCGGAGGCATCGGCCTTGGGATGTACTCGAGCGCGGCCCTGTTCACGGGCTCAAGTGTGGTTGAACTCCCGGGGCTGTCGCTGGCGGCGGATGTCAACAATCAGCGCACCGTGGTCTCAGGGAACACTCTGCTCGATCTCGATTCAATGGTGACGACCACGATTCCGCTTCCACCGGGGAACTGGCAGGGAGTCGTGACCAATGATCTCAACAATGTCGGAGCCTTCTGCGGCCACATTCTCGGCTTCTCTGGTTGCAGCACCTTCCCCTTGAAGTGGACCCCCGGCGCGGGGTGGACCATCTTGGGCGGCTGCGCCACGACCACCTCGGCTGTTTCGCTCAACGACCGGGGTGATGCCATCACCTTTGTGTATCAGGGCGGTCTGGGAGTCGTCTTTGCCGACGCGGGCTACACCAATGTCGGCACCCTCATCGCACCCGGGCAGGGGAACTGGCTGGTCACCGGACTCGCCGTCATCAACAACGCTCGTCAGATTCTCGGCTCCGCCAAGAATCTTCCAAACACCACAGCGCAACTCGTCAGGCTCGTGCCGATTGGCGCGGCCGATTTGAATGGTGACGGCCATGTTGATGGAGCGGACCTCGCGCTGCTCCTCGGGAGTTGGGGGCCATGCCTTGAGTGTCCAGCGGACCTGAATGGCGATGGCCTGGTCGGCGGTGAGGACATTGCGCTGCTCCTGGGTGAGTGGGGCAACTGAAGTCGCTTCCCGGGGTCAGCGGCCCACGCAAGCCCGCGCGATCCTGGGTGGTCCCGCCAGCTCAACCGGGCGAGACGCGCCTCACCGCACCTCACCTCACCTCGCCAGCACCCGGAACCAGCCGATGGGGTTGAGCGACTGGAGCATGAACGCCGGAAATCGCCTCGTGGAGGCGAAGAGCAGGGGGAGCAGCAGGGCCGCGCTGGCCCATGCACCGAGCGTGGCGAGCGCGGCGCCCATGGCGCCATGAGGCGGAATCAAGAGCCAGTTCAGCGCCAGGTTGCCGGCCAGCGTGCCTGCCGAGAGCAGCATGACGACGCCGGACGAGCCTTCGATCAGGAGGGCCCGGGTGCGAATGGAGACATGACCGACAAAGACGCCCGTCCAGATGTGGACCATCAGGACTGGCGCCGCATCACTGAACGGAGCGCCGAAGAGCAGCAGCACGATGGGCTTCGCGAGCAGCACGCCGCCCAGCGCGACGATCACGCCGAGTCCGCTGACGACGGCGAGGACCTCGCGCAATCGCTTGAGATAGATGGCGTGGTCGGAGTCATGGAGCGAGGTCAGCGCCGGTGCCGCCGAGCCACCGATGATGACCGGCACCATGTACCACGCCATGGAGAGCATGACGGCGGCGGCGTAGGCGCCGACCGGGTCGGGGCCGACCAGACCGCCGAGCATCAGCTTGTCGCTCTGCATGATGGCGATCACCAGGAAACCTGAGAGCCCGATCGGCCCGGCGGCCTTCAACATGGGAGCCAGTCGCGCGCGATCAACGCGCCAGCCGCGTGCGGCGCCGGGCGAGGCGAAGTACGCGGCCGTGAGGATCACGGCAGCAACCATCGACTCGATGACTGGTGCCGAGGCGAAGAGCAGCAGCGGTGCACCGATCGCCACGAACAGGAGCCGAGCGCCCGATGAGACGAGGAAGGCGATGCCGCGACCCATGGCGATCGCGCGACCGCGCAACTGGCTCTGGAAGGCCGCATCGATGACATCGACCACCTGGAAGGGCAGGGCGCTCATGGCCACCACCACGAGCCAGGTCAGCTCGCGTGACGGCTCGTCGAGCAGGGCCACGACGGCCACGCCCACCCCGCCGGCGATGGCGGTCGCGGCGATGCGAAGGGCGAGGGCGCTTCCCAGGATGGCTGGCGCTGCCTCCGGCTGTCGCACGAGGTCGCGGACCACCACGCCGCCCAATCCCAGCACCGCCACGGCGCCAACAAGCGTGGCGCAGGCATAGGCGATGTTCAGCGTGCCGAACGCGCTGGGCCCTAGGTGTCGCGCCACGATGATGCCGACGAGCGCTCCCGCGAGCACTCGCAGGGCCTGCTCGCCAAAGAGCCAGGCGCTGTTGCCGGCCATGCGCCAGAGGAGCGTGCGACTCCGAAGGCGCGACAGGAGCGGTGCGCTCATCGCCGTTGCAGGATCAACCCACCGTAGACGAACTCCTGGGCACCGAGCCACGCGCGGCCATCGGCGGCGCTGTCGAACTCGGCCAGGATCTCGAACCGCCCGCGCACACGATCGAGAAAGGGCGCTCGAGCGAAGATCCACGATGCGTAGCTCGCCTTGAAGATGGCGGGTGGGATGTGCTGAACGGCGATCAGATCCTCGCGAATCTCCGCGAATGGGGTTCGATCGATGATGACCGTGGACGCGCCGCAGCCGAGGAGTTCGTCGAGCACGGCGAATGGCTCAGGCAGGAACTGGATGACACCGGAGATGAGCGCCACCGTTGGCGGGCGATCGGCGATCGCCTCGGCGATCGTGCGTCGGAAGCTCAGCTCGCCGCTGCTGAAGTGCTTCTGCCCGCATTCGACATAGTGAGGTTGTTCCACCACCGTCCACCGGAGCTCGGAGAGCCCATCGAGAAAGCGGCGACACTGTCGATAGCTGCTGCCCAGTGAGCCGCCAAAGTCGAGGACGGCGAGTCGATTGCCATTGCCCGCCGCGGCCCTGAGGAGTCCGGCCAGCAGTGGAAAGGAGTGGATGACCTGATCGAACGCCACCGAGTCGCGCTCGAAGGCCACCTCTCCCGAGCGCACGCGACGCGAGGTCTCGAGCACGCGCTCGAGAATGTTCGCCGCGTCGTAACCGGAAGCACTGGCGCAAGCCTCGGACCAGGAGGCGTAGGGGCCCGTGAAGGTGATCCCCGGCCCATGTCGCATGCGCAGCAATCCGCCCGTCACGGCAGGCGGGAGCCATGCCTTGGCGATGCGTCGCAATGAGGTGGACATGCAGCGAGCCTCCGGCGGGGTGACGGGTCGGAGCCTAGTCGACCAGATGCGATGGAGTGGCGCCCGCCGTGCGAATGGCGTGGTTGCCTTCGAAGTAGGCGTGAAGGACGCGGCGGGCGTCGTCGCGCCGATAGCGCCGAAGCCTCACGCCCCACCAGCGATCGAGATGCGACTCGTCGATCGTGTCGGCCGGCGCGTGATCGACTTCGATCCGTTCATGCCCGAGTGCGGAGAGCGTGCCAATGCGGTGGTTTCCATCGAGCACGAGCGCTGCGACGCGCCCGTCAAGGGCCTTCAGCAATTGCACACGAGGTCGGCCGTAGAGGTCGGGTCGATAGCCTTCGCGCACCAGCGCGTCGTAGGCGCCGTGCAGCCATCCATACTCGAGCTCGATCCGTGCCCTCGAGATACCGCCCTCGGAGAAGTGCGTGATCACATCGGGAACATCGCGCGGATGAGTGTGCCAGCCGGTGTCACGACGGATCCGTAGCGTCGGCCAGAACCCGAGCCATGGAAAGGACCAGAGTGGATAGCGGCGCGAGAGCTGTACACCGAGCAGTTCGCCCATATGTCGAGGTCGGAAGTGGCGCAGGAACTCATGAAACTCCTCGCGAATCGACTCGATCGGATCACCGCGATGCAAACGAATGAGATAGCGCTCGTACGGGTGATACTCCGAGTGGCCGTAACGAAAGGCGGCGTAGTGCACGCACTGCCGGATCTCCACGGTCACTGGCTGAAGCGCATCACCGGCCACCGCGCGCCTCGGGGGTTGCCTTCACGAGCTCAAAGACCTTAAGTCGAAGAGTGCCGTAGGAGCAGAGCGCGCGTGCCGCTTGAACGGTCAGTCCGCAGGCACGGCAAGTGGCGCGCAACTCGGAGTCAACATGGGCGTAGGAGCGGATGTGCGCCCAGGGCGACGCCGATGCGGGCGCGGCTTTCCGGGGGCGAAGAGCCTGCACGCGACGCACCACCGCCGATCGCAGTCGAAGCCATGGATGCCAGCCATCACGGACATAGGCCTGCAAGAGAAGCGTGCCGCGCGTCACGCGAGCGAGTTCGGCAATGATCTCCCGGGCGTCGTCCGGCGAAAGAAGATGCAGCAGCCTCCAGCAGACGACATAGTCGAATGATGCATCGGGCGCATCGATCGCGCGCGCGTCGCCGAGTCGAAGCTCGATGCCCGGCGCCGTCACGCGCGCCCGTGCCTGGTCGAGCATGGCCTGCGAGATGTCAAGCCCGAGGACGCGGAGCTGCCGCGCCTGATATGCGGGAATGAAACGCCCCGTCCCGACCGGGAGGTCGAGCACGGTCGCACCCACTGGCATCGCCGCGACCGCGCGCTCCATGTAAGCCTGCTCCACGCCCCAGATGCGCTCATGTCGCCGATCCTCCTCGTAGCTCGCGGCGATCGCAGCGTCGTAGGCCTCATCTCCAGCTTGCCGCGGCGTCGTCATGAGCCATGCCCCCGGATGCGACCGACGAAGAGCACTCGATTCGGTTCCAACTGAGTTCGCTCGACCACCTCGAAGTGGCGCTCGAACTCCTCGCGGAACCACGCCTCGGTGTACCACGGCGGAGTCGCAACGCCCTGCGTGCCATCGTGCAGTCCGAGCGGCATGAATTCGATGAAGGCGTAGCGACTGGTGAACCAGCCAAGCACGGTCAGGATGTATCGAAGTCCCAGGCTCTGGGTCAAGATGAGGTGGTGGGTCAGCGCCATGACCACCACCGCGTCGGCGCGAAATCGGACCTCAGGATCGGGTTCGAGCGGACTGCGCTCGAACGAGAAGGGATTGAAGATCGCCCAATCAATCGGCAGCCCCCGGCCGCGCGCTGCACAGTATCCCTTGTCGATCGCGGCACCATCGGCATCGGTGGCGATGATCGAGCGCACCACTCCGCCAGCCGCAAGGCGACGGGCCAGCGCGCCTTGGTTTGCCGCGATCTCCATGACCGAGGTCACGCCGAGTTCTTCGATGCGCCGCGCGATGTGCTCGAAACGGGGCGTGACGGCGCGGCCATCGGGAGCATGCATGCCACTCTGGTAGTGGGACCAAAGGGAAACATGATCGGGTTCGCGAAGTCCGTTGACCCAACGGCGCAGCCGGGCGATCGTGGCAGGCCGGCTGAACAGTCCGCGCCGCGCGGCGGCGCGAATCAGCCCCATCCGCCAGCCGCGAAAGCGCGGCGCGAGTTCCTCGAGATTTCGATAGGGGAGCGTGCGCAGCGCATGAATCTTCTGGACCATGCGCGTCAATCGATCGTCCGATGCGCGGCGCAGCCACGGCCAGCGGAACTTGAGATAGTTGGCCGCCGAGAGCATGAATCCCACGCGTGGCATGGCGCGCTGTCCGAAGTGCTGTCCCCCGGAGCGCCAGATCAGGAGCGGGTAGCCATAGGTGCGCATGAACTCGTGATAGCTGAAGAGCACCGGGCCGGCCCCCTCCATGCGCGCCAAGCTTCCAAGATCCACGAAGAGCGGGCGCCCATGTCGAAAGAGAATGTTGTAGCCGTGGCAATCCTTCGTCTGGTAGCCGAAGGTCGCCGCGACCTCATTCAACTCCAGCACGAGAAGGGCCGCATCCTTGAGCATGGAAAAACTCCACTCCTTGGGGAAGAGCGGAGTGGCAATCACCTCGTGTTCGATCACCAGCGCAAAGCCTTCGAACTTGATCTCCGAAATCCATGAGGGGACGAGCAGGCCCCGATCAACAAGCGCCTTCACCAGTCCGCAGTTGAAGAGGTGTTGGAACGCCGCGGCGTGCTCGGTGGGAATACCCCGAAAGAGACGGCCCTTCCACCAGAAGACGCGTCCCGCATCACTGACAGAGAGCGGCGCGGGAACGGTGTCGTTGCTGGAGACTTGCGGGTGCTGTGTCATCCGAAGGGGCGGAGGAGCGAGCATAGCGGCTTCACCACCACGGGCTGCGTCGTGATGGGCGCCGCGGCGCACGCTCATGAAGCAAGGCGTCCAAGGACCTCATGCCATGCGCGCGTGGTGCGCCAGAGACCATCCATGGTGGGGAGCCAATCGAGGATTCGGGGCTGCGCCGGAGGCGGCGGTGAGCGCCCGCTCGAGAAGGGAACGATGGTGAGTCCCTCCCGCTCGAAAAGGGCGACCGCACGGGGCATGTGCCAGCTCTCCGTGGTGATGGCAACGCGCGTCCACCCGCGCTCTCGAGCCAGTTGGGCCAGCACGCGCGCCTCGTCTCCAGTGGTTGCCACGGGTGGAGTCTCCGCGATGCGCGCCGGATCGACTCCGCGCCGGATCGCTTCCACTCGAAGGTGGGCCGATTCACTCTGGGCGTCGCCAGGAATCTTCGATCCCGTTCCCGAAAGGACCAGGATGCGAGCACGGTCGGCCTCGATCAGCTTCATGGCCGCTTCGAAGCGCGGTCCGGGGTCAAGAAGCAACTCCCCATCGTGACGACGCACGATCGCAGGACCGCCGCCCAGGGCAAAGACGGCATCCACCGGCTCCACTTCCAATGGACTCCGAACCGGGTGGGCTCGTTCCACCCACCACATCAGCAGAGCACTGGTCGGCCGAATCGAAGAAACATAGAGGAGGGTGACCGAGGCAAACCCAAGAATGAAGGCGATGGTCCGCCCTTTCCCCTTTGTTCTCTTGCGAACAAGGAAAAGGAGAATGATGGCGGCGAAACCGAGGAGCCATGAAAACCCCAGCGGCATGAGAATTGCATCGGCGATGCGTCGAAACATCACACGGCTCTCTCTCTAGCGGCTATCATCATCGTCATGCCCCAAGCACCTTCTATTCAGCGTCATCTCGAATCCCTCTTCAAAGAACTCTCTGAGTTGCGTGCGGTCAAGGCCGCTCATGATCAGCTCACGCAGTCCTACAACGACTTGGCACGATTCATCAGCCGTGCCGCGGGCCTGAACACCACCATCGCGAGGAAGGCGGGTCCCGCAGGGACTGGTCGGAAGCCCGGCCGTCCGAAGGGATCGGTCTCCAAGCCATCAGCCGGCCGCAAGCGAGCGGGCGGCAAGCGATTCCGCTCCACCGCCGCCGATGTGCAGAAGGCGTATGACGCCCTCGCTGCCAAGGCCACGCGGGAGTGGGCCACCAAGGAAGCCATCTGCAAGGCTGCAGGCTACAAGCCTGATCAGGTGACTGCGGCATGGAAGCGGCTCATGGAGGGTGGAAACTCTGCGGACGGCAAGACCGTCAAGCCCATTCTTGAGAGCAACGGCAGTCGCGGCCTGAAGGGTCGCTATCGCCGCCGCGCGTGATCGGGCGCATCAGCGTCCAGACGACGCTGATCGATTGAGATCAACCACGGGGAGACGGCATCGGCGAAGACCACCTCCGCCCCAGGCGTGAGGTGGGCGCCGGTGTCGGGCCCGTCGTACTGGGCGGCGCCGCCCATGCGGTTGCGCCGCTCGCGTAGACGAGGCACCATGTCCTCAAACGGCACGCCTATCGCATTGAGCGATTGGGCGAGTCGTTTCATGGGAAGATCGAAATCCCAATCATCGCCGGTTGAGAGTCGCCCCGAGATGCATCGTTGCACCGCCTCGTCGTCAACGGTGAATGGGCCATCAATGCCAATGACCATCAGGGGAACTTGGTGCGCCGCACAGAGGTCACGAAGCTCGCGCAAGGCCCGATCAGTCACGCGCCACGCCCCTGAGACATAGGGCCCCTCCTGCATGGAGGGGGTGTAGAAGGGGAGCCACGACGCGGGTTCGGAGAATGGAACGAGAATGGCGGCCCGCCGTGCCGCGAGCGCATCGATGCCTTCCGTGGCAACCAGTCTCTCCGCTCGCGAAGCTCGCGACTGCTCAAGCCACGGCTCGACCAACTGCTTCCAGAGTTCGAGCTCCTTGACCGCGATGCGCCAAGCGCCCGGCGCACGAATACTGCCATCCTCGTCCATGAACGGGCGCAGCGTCATGCGCGGGTTGTAGGTGATACCGGGGTAGCGCCAATTGTCGCGCATGTCATTCCACCCGTAGAACTGGAAGACCACGGCATCGGGTTTCAACTCGGGGATGAGGTCGCGAAGCAGCAGGAGCGCCTGCGTGGTGCCGAAACCCGAAACCCCCGCTTCGAATCCGACGGCGGGCACCCCGGACTCTCGAAGTTGAGCGATGACCTTGTCGCCCCAGGTGCGGGCATGCGTGTACGAGTCACCCATGAAGAGCACGCGCATCGGCGCGGTGCCATCTTTCGGTGCGGAGTCGATGCGTCGATAGGGCGCATCGGATCGAGCCCACCCAGTGCCTGTTGCCAGCCGAAGCTGGGCGTCGGCTGGCGGCGCCGCATTCAGTCGCAGCCATCCTTCGAGGATGACGAGGATCACGACAACCATGAGGACGCTGACTGCCATCGAGGCGAGCGCCAGCACCTTTCGGGATGGTGCGCTGCGCCGTGGGACTTCACCTGCGGCGCTGGCGGCGAGCGCGGGTGCCGCAGCG
This is a stretch of genomic DNA from Phycisphaeraceae bacterium. It encodes these proteins:
- a CDS encoding flippase; the protein is MSAPLLSRLRSRTLLWRMAGNSAWLFGEQALRVLAGALVGIIVARHLGPSAFGTLNIAYACATLVGAVAVLGLGGVVVRDLVRQPEAAPAILGSALALRIAATAIAGGVGVAVVALLDEPSRELTWLVVVAMSALPFQVVDVIDAAFQSQLRGRAIAMGRGIAFLVSSGARLLFVAIGAPLLLFASAPVIESMVAAVILTAAYFASPGAARGWRVDRARLAPMLKAAGPIGLSGFLVIAIMQSDKLMLGGLVGPDPVGAYAAAVMLSMAWYMVPVIIGGSAAPALTSLHDSDHAIYLKRLREVLAVVSGLGVIVALGGVLLAKPIVLLLFGAPFSDAAPVLMVHIWTGVFVGHVSIRTRALLIEGSSGVVMLLSAGTLAGNLALNWLLIPPHGAMGAALATLGAWASAALLLPLLFASTRRFPAFMLQSLNPIGWFRVLAR
- a CDS encoding YdcF family protein; translation: MFRRIADAILMPLGFSWLLGFAAIILLFLVRKRTKGKGRTIAFILGFASVTLLYVSSIRPTSALLMWWVERAHPVRSPLEVEPVDAVFALGGGPAIVRRHDGELLLDPGPRFEAAMKLIEADRARILVLSGTGSKIPGDAQSESAHLRVEAIRRGVDPARIAETPPVATTGDEARVLAQLARERGWTRVAITTESWHMPRAVALFEREGLTIVPFSSGRSPPPPAQPRILDWLPTMDGLWRTTRAWHEVLGRLAS
- a CDS encoding SGNH/GDSL hydrolase family protein — its product is MTTAATDTSLAPGRPHRMILALAVWSAVALLATLIAVFQNTPLLNQGPLSTRVTLSPARMTHRDGYSYVHPGWWFGWGDSVGERRSSILLYEDDAALPLPHALHDDIEQLGGGRWSHWTRSIIFSPSDGSDPRTNGRRYSVQALTLPVRAGSIVVALVAAIAALRTFLKILKSPKVERPADEVPGDPISAVNAAAPALAASAAGEVPRRSAPSRKVLALASMAVSVLMVVVILVILEGWLRLNAAPPADAQLRLATGTGWARSDAPYRRIDSAPKDGTAPMRVLFMGDSYTHARTWGDKVIAQLRESGVPAVGFEAGVSGFGTTQALLLLRDLIPELKPDAVVFQFYGWNDMRDNWRYPGITYNPRMTLRPFMDEDGSIRAPGAWRIAVKELELWKQLVEPWLEQSRASRAERLVATEGIDALAARRAAILVPFSEPASWLPFYTPSMQEGPYVSGAWRVTDRALRELRDLCAAHQVPLMVIGIDGPFTVDDEAVQRCISGRLSTGDDWDFDLPMKRLAQSLNAIGVPFEDMVPRLRERRNRMGGAAQYDGPDTGAHLTPGAEVVFADAVSPWLISIDQRRLDADAPDHARRR
- a CDS encoding class I SAM-dependent methyltransferase; protein product: MTTPRQAGDEAYDAAIAASYEEDRRHERIWGVEQAYMERAVAAMPVGATVLDLPVGTGRFIPAYQARQLRVLGLDISQAMLDQARARVTAPGIELRLGDARAIDAPDASFDYVVCWRLLHLLSPDDAREIIAELARVTRGTLLLQAYVRDGWHPWLRLRSAVVRRVQALRPRKAAPASASPWAHIRSYAHVDSELRATCRACGLTVQAARALCSYGTLRLKVFELVKATPEARGGR
- a CDS encoding DegT/DnrJ/EryC1/StrS family aminotransferase, yielding MIPVFEPDVTDADIASVIEALHRGEISGTFGRSLTDFEESYTAWLGRRFAVSTTSGTTALHLAMAALDLPRGSEVLVSASTNIASSLALAHNGLVTVPVDSERQTWNMDLDLLPGLLSPRTRAIMPVHLFGSPIDMPRLMAFAREHKLAVIEDCAESHGARFNGTLTGAFGELACFSFYANKVITSGEGGMVVTDDERLVERLRLLRNLGFTKPRFRHEVLGFNFRMTGLQAALGLSQLRRIDAIIERKREVARWYTERLSGVPGVQLPVEPAGTLHVHWMYAIVIHPEFGLSRDELAEHLHREGVETRTFFCPMSRQPCLDGPELMRPVPCPVADELWERGLYLPSSTRLTEDQVARVCGLLRAAPRSAKVAVCASP
- a CDS encoding methyltransferase, TIGR04325 family, whose protein sequence is MSTSLRRIAKAWLPPAVTGGLLRMRHGPGITFTGPYASWSEACASASGYDAANILERVLETSRRVRSGEVAFERDSVAFDQVIHSFPLLAGLLRAAAGNGNRLAVLDFGGSLGSSYRQCRRFLDGLSELRWTVVEQPHYVECGQKHFSSGELSFRRTIAEAIADRPPTVALISGVIQFLPEPFAVLDELLGCGASTVIIDRTPFAEIREDLIAVQHIPPAIFKASYASWIFARAPFLDRVRGRFEILAEFDSAADGRAWLGAQEFVYGGLILQRR